TGAATGTGTTAAGAAAAAAACCGCAGTCCCGGGAGTCGTAACAGCGAGAACATCCTGCTAAACAtctggaggaagagagaagtcaTAAAGGAAGACAGAATGATTCCGAATCCTTCACGCTGTCTTTCTGCCAGACTGCGTTTGAGACCGGGCCAGTGTCCCACAATGCACCTGGGTCAGACACAGCGTGTTGTTACAGCGCTGCTCCGAGTCTCTGACACGGCCGTtgatgatgtcatttcctgaaGCGCTCAAATATACAGACCTGTGTAAAGATATGTGCAGAACGCAATTCAATTGAACTCGCTGCGTTTACATTCTGTTTTTAATCCTGTGCCAAAACCAGTCAGTTTAATGTCATCAAAAACAGACAGCTTTGATCATATTTCCTCGATATTTTTGATTATGTGTGCTTTATTAAGTTAGGTATCTGAGTTGACGGCTTTCAGAGGAAAtatgttcaaaatgtaaaagaaaaagtgcaatAACTTTATATCAGTTATTAATATTAGCGCTGTAGTTCAGTCTTCTTATATTCTGATGATTGTGAACACATCTGAACGGAAGAAAGGATGTTCTCCGACACGGCTTTATATCTCTTTGACAGAGTCCACCTACCGGCATCAGGCCAGCATCGATGACGAGACGGTCAGCATGGAGATCCTGGACACGGCCGGTCAGgtgcgctgaacacacacacacacacacacacacacagacacacacacacacacacacacacacacacacacacacacacagacacacacacacacacacacagacacacacacacacacacacacacacacacacacacacacacacacacacacacacacacacacacagacacacacacacacacacacacacacacacagacacacacacacacacacacacacagcaccgGATAGACTTTCACCGGACGGACTCGTGCTCAGTTAGAAAAGAGCAAAAACCTCCTTGAATACAGCAGTCAGACTGCATATCATTTCATGAAACaactattttctgttttctcttttgattGGTTTCTGCTGCGATCACCTCTGatgaagcgtgtgtgtgtgtgtgtgtgtgtccatgtgtgtgtgtgtgcatgtgtgtctttgcgtgcacacgtgtgtgtgtgtctgtgtgtgtgtctgtgtgtgtctgtgtctgtgtgtgtgtgtgttcctcaggAGGACGCGCTCCAGAAGGAGGGTCACATGCGCTGGGGTGACGGGTTTATCCTGGTGTATGACATCACGGACCGCGGGAGCTTCGAGGACGTGGCTCCTCTCAAGGGCCTCCTGGACGAGGTGAAGCGGCCCAAACACGTGCCGCTGGTTCTGCTGGGGAACAAGGCGGATCTGGAGCACGCCCGGCAGGTGGCCACGGAGGAGGGCGAGCGGCTGGCGGCCGACATGGCCTGTGCGTTCTACGAGTGCTCGGCGTGCTCGGATCAGGCGGGGACCGGCGGAGGCGTGGCGGAGGCCTTCCACGAGCTCTGCAGAGAGATCCGGCGCCGGCGAGCCGTTCAGGGCAAGACCCGCCGCCGGAGCTCCACCACACACGTCAAACAGGCCATCAACAAGATGCTGACCAAGATCAGCAGCTAGAGCTTCTCTGGATCTGTACGTCAGAGATCGGGAGGAGTGCGTTTCTTCACCAGATCTGGAGAAGCGTGTCTcggtaatggaagtgaatgggtgccgtcagaatgagagtctgataaaaacatcagtcaacatctggagaagatcaaactaatccacaTTTAAGATTTTAACTCAAATAGGAGTCTAactaaaaaaaacgtattatgGATTTTAATCAAAAGGTCTTAATGCTGGATGCTGCATGATTTAACAGAAGACCGCAGCGTCACACCTCATCTAACGTTAACCCACGCAGCTGTACGTCAGTCCAATAAACGCTTGTTAATATTGTGGATAATTGATGTTAATTAAGGGCCGCGTTTCTCCAGAGCTGATGAAGAAGCACACTCATCTTCATCTCAGGCGGCTCAACAACGAgcacatttccatttttggggaaagtattcctttaaaacgAGCGTCTGCCAGCAGGCCCAGAAAGAGAAACTCCTGGCAGATATTTGCGTAattttgatagatttttttcaggAAACAAGTCGCTTTGCTTCTGAAGAACATTATGCCCTGGAAAACAAGAAGTGTCCGTGTATTAGTTCCTGCAGCTGAAGGAGGATATTCCGAGGCGTTATCCCGCCGGAGATCTGACTCTGACTTCAAACGAGGATGGAATGCGTCCTGATGCTGATCTCGTGTGTCACAGGCGCAGGAACCTGTTTGAACCTCGTgcatatgaaa
This region of Puntigrus tetrazona isolate hp1 unplaced genomic scaffold, ASM1883169v1 S000000223, whole genome shotgun sequence genomic DNA includes:
- the rerg gene encoding ras-related and estrogen-regulated growth inhibitor is translated as MAKSPEVKLAVFGRAGVGKSALVVRFLTKRFIWEYDPTLESTYRHQASIDDETVSMEILDTAGQEDALQKEGHMRWGDGFILVYDITDRGSFEDVAPLKGLLDEVKRPKHVPLVLLGNKADLEHARQVATEEGERLAADMACAFYECSACSDQAGTGGGVAEAFHELCREIRRRRAVQGKTRRRSSTTHVKQAINKMLTKISS